From the Porites lutea chromosome 5, jaPorLute2.1, whole genome shotgun sequence genome, the window aaacctAGTATTGACCcagaaaaactgtatcgagccaccttcatacgccagtacggcctatgttgttgcaatAGGGTCCTCGTTTCTTTTCGActcttttgtaaaaatttggggCACTTGCGataattttttgggcaaatggtccaccgccccccctggcaaaaaatttcccgtacaAGTATAGTTTTTTTAGTCTCCACCGTTCCCTAGTTAGAACTGCTTTCTTTTCAAATTGTTCTCCAAAAATTCCAACTAAAAAAACTTTCTACACAGACTATTCTCACGGGGggtccataattcttcatactcagcctcattcattaattactgaatatttagaaattttaaactattaaaattctcttttaaaAGGTAGATGCGTCAAGGCGACTTTTCGTAAAATGCTCCCAGTGTAGTTCCATAGTCGTAAGTGGTAATCAACCACTGCACTTTTCGTTTACAACTACTCAATATTCGAGTCATTTCTTTGGTCGCTTGCGCGGGAAGGTTTGACTCTTAttgaaacagaaaataaaagcaTTTCCGGGGGCGTTCATTGTAGTATTATGAATAGCTcagatcaggggcacccaacgtcaattttcggaaaacatctgttcggaagacgatttgaggtcttgaattttcggaacatttgttttaaaatttcttgcttgcccgcctctcctaggattttcgaacatctaaaaatggtataattgcccatttttaacggaattttaccctaaaaaaagtcacctagaattttcgagagccttttttctggctgaaattttcgaaaaggtaagttttgatccctataattttcggatcactagactttcagctaggaaatccgaacaggtgaaaaatttttaggggataaaaatctGTCTATATTTACcgttaaatactaaagtacgttcaacaatactatgtttaagtggttttgaactatattctcgttgggtgcccctgatagcTTATAATAATATGTTCCGAGAAACATCCAATATCGTCCGTTTGGCGAATAAACCTTTTTAATTGAAATTCCACCAACACGAACGTCATGACTTCAGGGCAAAATTTATTATCTTGTTTtaatcttaaaaatatttagaTTAATGTTTATTTGCCCGTGTAGAACACAAGTTAGTTTTTGGCCCATAGTTATAGCGCAGAGATCATACACGAAAAAAAAGAGGACGCGTGAAGAATACATTGATAAAATTGCTACAGAGAGTATCGTATTGTTCGtgggtttgttacatgcatggTGTCTCCTAGTAATGAATTGTTTCTCTGTGAAACATTAACCTGGAATTATGTCctctgaaataaataaattgaacGCGATTAGTTTTTTTGCTCATATACTCGAAAGTGTCGCCAGGTGAAAAAAAAGACCGTAAAGACTACCAAAAACCTGATTggagttaaaaggaaaaaaatacttcACAGTGTGGGGTTAATTGATAAGGGTATATTAAAACcgaaatgctaaaaaaaaacttgagccTGTCTTTGTTAATTTTTGCACCTCTATTATAAAATTGTCTCTTTTGCTCCAAGGCAACTGCAGTAATTGGAAACGTTCCCATATAAGCAGTCAAggcttttcttatggaaattgaCCTAAATAAAGGTGCCAAAGAAAAAAGGCGCGTTTTTGCATATCACATGCAAAATTAATATGATTCATGAGATCATAGTCCATAGGATAACTCTAGTAGCAAGATGATTCTTAGCCAAATCATCTGAAAGCGATATCAGTCAAGACCTTCATTGCTTATTGACTTGGCGTTTCCCAACAAATGGAACCTGGAACGGTGGATACTGTTCTTCTGCCTTTCtatgttattattttcatattAGGAGTTATTGGAAATTCCTTATTGATTACAGTAGTCAGAAAACGGCGTTGCATGCACACGACTGTTAATCTGCTTTTGGCTAACGTGGCCGTGTCGGAtgtgatttctttgcttttctgtTTACCGGGCATCGTTCTCCGCTTCTTTGAACATCCAAGAGGAAGCCTAGGAAACTTTTTATGCAAGTTTGTTAGCATGCATCTCGTTGCCGGTGTAACTTTGTTGGTCTCTGGCCTGACCTTTACTCTCATTGCTTTTGAAAGGCATAATGCTCTCCTAAGACCTATGGATTTGCGCTTGAAATTGACAAAACGACGAGTTCCTATTGCGATTTGCTTTATCTGGGGAGTTTCAATCGTACTTGTCATGCCGTTATTTGTCAAGCAGGAGTATGCGGAAAACGTTCAAGATTGTTTTATAGCTTGGCCGAGTGGCAACGCTTCAAGAGTGTATTGGTGTTTTTTAGCATCAATAGTCAGTATTTCGCTGTGTATCATGTGCATCTGTTATTTAAAGATTGTAAGAGCTCTTTATTTGGAGAAAGTTCTTCCACCGAACGATCATAGCAGAGAACAAGACAtcaaagataaacaaaaaatcacTAAGCTTTTAATAACTatctctgttttgtttttgatatgCTTTTTGCCTTTTATTACCGTCTCAGCCATCCAAATCTCAACCCAGAAGGTGTTTTATAAGTTGTCGTATTTACTTGTCTACGCCAGCTGCTCGGTGAACCCAGTTGTGTATGGATTTCAAAGTGCAAATTACAGATCTGGCTTAAAAGATCTCTGGAAAGGAATATCGTTTCAGGAGCGAGAAAGATCTCTTGAGTCTTGACTATATGACAGTTGCAAATTTTATAATTGCTTCCCGCTCTTGAATAATAATCGTTTTAACCCTTGGCACTATCAACGGCGACGAATAAATTGGGTTAAACTTTCGCCTTGAACACACCAATATCGTCCAAGGgccaaattaaaaattttagctCGCGCGCGGAGCTGTATATAGAAACGCTGGTAGTAATTCTTATTGGAATTGGGTACACGTGATTGCGttgtaaaatattcaaattACGTACTGAAGGCTTGAAATTAGAGTGAGACTGGCATTGTTAAATACACAATCAGGCACGCCAGATGCAAAGTATTGATAAACCTGCTGAATTCAAAGTTTTTTATCATGTTCTTGAGT encodes:
- the LOC140938757 gene encoding QRFP-like peptide receptor gives rise to the protein MEPGTVDTVLLPFYVIIFILGVIGNSLLITVVRKRRCMHTTVNLLLANVAVSDVISLLFCLPGIVLRFFEHPRGSLGNFLCKFVSMHLVAGVTLLVSGLTFTLIAFERHNALLRPMDLRLKLTKRRVPIAICFIWGVSIVLVMPLFVKQEYAENVQDCFIAWPSGNASRVYWCFLASIVSISLCIMCICYLKIVRALYLEKVLPPNDHSREQDIKDKQKITKLLITISVLFLICFLPFITVSAIQISTQKVFYKLSYLLVYASCSVNPVVYGFQSANYRSGLKDLWKGISFQERERSLES